The Phaeocystidibacter marisrubri genomic interval AAAAAACACGATAAGCCCCGCGAAGTAGAGCACGTCTCTTGAATCCACCACACCTCTACTGATGCTGAGGTAGTGTTCATTAATCCCCAAGTTGTAGATAAAGAGATCCAAATCCCCAAAAATGTCCAATTCGGCCACTTGATCAAATCCAGTATAGAAGAGGAAAGAGATGACTGCAGCGACGATAAAGCTGATGATCTGATTGTCGGTATTTGAGGAAGCAAAGAGTCCAATGGCAGTATAGGCACCTGCAATGAGTATCAAGCCAATGTAGCTCCCCATGGTTGCTCCAGAGTCGATGTTCCCAACGGGATCGCCTAACTCGTAGATACTGTAATAATAGAGGAGAGTAGGAAGTAAACTGAAAAGTACAAGGGCAAGTGCGGCTGCGAATTTGGCAACTAAGACTTGAATTTCAGTGAGGGGTTTTGTCAACAGGAACTCCATGGTGCCCGCCTTCTTTTCATCGGCGAACATGCGCATGGTGATAGCGGGAATCAGGAACATGAAAACCCATGGGGCAATCATAAACAGTCCATCAATACTGGCGTATCCAGAATCCATCAAATTGAATCCATTGTTGGGAATGATCCACAAAAACAAGCTGTTCAAGATGAGGAATACAGAGATAACAAGGTATCCCATCAACGAATTGAAGAATGAGCGGATTTCCTTTTTGAATAAGCTAATCATGGCATCTTCACTTGAGGTTCAACACTCCATGCTTGGGGTTTTTCGGCAAATAGAGCTTTGGTCTTGCTCCAAACATCCTTAAAGAGCTCACTTTTGCGGTAATTTTCCAAGCGATCTTCATGTGTCCAGTGCGAATACGTGAAGAAAATTTCCGGCGTGTTTACATCCTGCCAAAGTTCGAGGTATTCACATCCTTCAAATCCGCGGATGAACTCTTTACGGCTCTCGAAGAGGGCGCGGAAATTGTCAATCTCCTCAGCTCTAAAGTGCATTTTTACAACTCGTACAATCATTCAAATTCGATGAAGATGTTGTTATTCACGTGCAATCCCAACAGGCTGCATGCGCTATTTTTAAATTTTCCGGCAGGTTTTTGAACAGCGATTTCCAAATGGCCATCTCTGTTGAAAACGCCAAAGAGTTCCCCTTCGGTTGGGCCTTCAAAATAGGAATCCACCAAACGGGTTATCCTCTTGTTTCTTGCCACTACGATTAGCTTCCGGTCTCCCACATGGTCTTTTAACCACTTTCGGGTTACGTTGGTCACTAAGTTGCCAAAGGTATCGATATGAATCACATTGGCGATAATCCCATTGCCATCGGTTTTAAGCGTGGGACGAGAGGCGGACTTAACGGTGTATTCTCTAGCAGGTTGACCCAGTACATCTGGTTTGCCTCCCTTCAAGAGATGCGCGCTGATTTGAGCTAACGCATCCTCCGGGTATAAGTTCTGATTGGTGTTTCTCAAGTCAACGGCAACCAGTTTTTCAAAACCGATGTCAGGTGCAATCAAGGTGAGTACCCCATTGTCGGCCGCCACAAAATACTGTCCCTCAATTTGAGCAACCAGATAGTTCTTGGTACTTCCTTGGTATGCGTCTACGAGAATGATGTGAACCGTCCCCGCCGGAAAGCGCTTGTACGTTCTACCTAAAAGGTAGGCTGCCTGCATCACATTGTAGGGCGAAACCGCATGACTCACATCAATAATCTGAGAGTTTGGGGCGTCGCTCAACAACTGCCCTTTAAAGGCAGCAATGTCATGATCGGCATTTCCGTAGTCGGATGTCAGCGTAACTAGGTTCATAAATCACTCGGGAACAGCACGTAAATTCAGGGATATTCTGTTATTTTGTGGACTCAAAAGTACGAATTGAAGCGGTTCGTACATAACGTTAATTGACCTCTCATTTGATAGAGAAAACAGTCCTTCTAGAAGATACTAATCCTCAGGATTTGTACGGTTCAAATAACCGATATTTAAACTTGCTCAAGAGTTTTTTTCCAAAATTGAAGATTACCGCTCGTGGTGATAAGATCAAGATTAATGGAGATGACCAGATTGTTGAGCAGTTCGAAGAGAAACTGAATTTGATTATACGTCACCTTCAGCTTTACAATTCAATTTCGGAGAATCAAATTGAACGCATTGTGATGGAAGACGGTAGAGAGGTGGCGAAAACCTACGCGGAGATTGATGATGTTCTAGTGCATGGTTCAGGTGGAAACTTGATTAAAGCGCGAACACTCAACCAAAAGCGCATGGTGAAAGCCGTGAATGAAAACGATATGTTGTTTGCCATAGGGCCGGCAGGTACGGGTAAGACCTACACCGGTGTTGCATTGGCTGTTCGCGCTTTGAAGAATAAAGAAGTGAAGCGAATCATCCTCACTCGTCCAGCGGTGGAAGCCGGAGAGAATTTGGGTTTTTTGCCAGGCGATATGAAGGAGAAGCTCGATCCGTACATGCAACCGTTGTACGATGCGCTTCGCGATATGATTCACCATGAGAAGTTGCAGTACTATCTCGAAACGAAGGTGATTGAAATTGCACCGCTTGCCTTTATGCGCGGTAGAACCTTGGATCACGCTTTTGTGATTTTGGATGAAGCCCAGAACACCACCCATTCTCAAATGAAGATGTTCCTCACCCGTATGGGGAAACACGCAAAATTCATTGTGACGGGCGATGCTACTCAGGTTGATTTGCCGCGAAACCAAGGCTCGGGACTGAAAGAAGCACTTCGCATTCTTCGAAATGTGAAAGGCATTTCCATTGTTGAATTAGATGATAAAGACGTGATTCGTCACCCATTGGTGAAGGATATCATTCACGCATACGATAAAGAAGAGAAGAAATCATGAACGCACTCGATAAGTCAGACTTCAATTTTACGGGCCAAACACACGTGTACCACGGAAAAGTACGCGACGTCTATTCCATAGGAGATGATATTCTCGTGATGGTAGCCAGCGACCGTATTTCTGCATTTGATGTAGTGCTTCCTGCGGGGATTCCTTACAAAGGACAAGTGCTCAATCAAATTGCTGAGCATTTTCTCGATGCGACTTCGGATATCGTTCCGAATTGGAAACTGGTTTCACCAGACCCTGTAGTGACCATTGGAAAGAAGGCAACTCCTTTTAAAGTGGAGATGGTGATTCGCGGCTACTTGAGTGGTCACGCAGCACGTACATATAAGTCGGGAGAACGCATGCTTTGTGGTGTGCAAATGCCAGAAGGGCTTCGCGAGAATGATGCTTTCCCAGAACCGATTATCACCCCAACTACCAAGGCGGATATGGGCTTGCACGATGAGGACATCTCTCGGGAAGATATTTTAGCCAAAGGAATTGTAGATGAAGGCGATTATCTCCAATTGGAGAAATACACGCGTGCACTCTTCCAACGCGGTCAAGAAATGGCCAATGAGCGCGGCTTGATCTTGGTGGATACAAAGTATGAATTCGGAAAGTTGCAGGATGGAACGATCGTATTGATTGATGAAATTCACACACCAGATTCTTCGCGCTATTTTTATCTAGAGGGGTATGCGGAGCGTCAAGATGCCGGCGAAGCTCAACGTCAGTTGTCAAAAGAGTTTGTTCGTCAGTGGTTGATTGAAAACGGCTTTCAAGGAAAAGAGGGGCAATCTGTACCGGAAATGACCTCGGAATTTGTGACTATGGTGAGCGAACGTTATCGAGAATTATACGAAAAGGTAACGGGTAAAACGTTTGAACCTGGTGACCTCACGAATATTCCAGAACGAATTCAGCACAATGTTGAAGAAGCCCTAGCAAAGCTTTAGATCTAAAATCACTTCTCATGAAACCCCTATTTGTCGCATTTCTGTCTCTTTTGTCCACAGGAGTTTACGCTCAATTGGACTTCGGTTTGAAAGGAGGAATGAGTTCTTCGAACGTTGTGTTTAGCGACTTAGAGTCGAATGCGAATATTGAAAATCTCTCGGCTAACAATGCTTTGGGGTGGCATGCCGGAGTGTATACCCGAGTAAAGATTTTGGGTCTGTATATTCAGCCCGAAGTCATTTATTCATCGCTAAACAGCAAGGTGCAAATTGAAGAGAGTAATGGAACGAGTTCCACCAAGAGCTTTCAGCTTACTCGACTGGATGTACCTGTGTTGTTAGGGATTAAATTCGGTCCAGCAAGTATCATTGGCGGACCTGTGATGAGTTACAATTTGTCTCATCCTTCAGATATCATTGAAGTGGATTATCGAAGTGGTTCGCTGGGCTATCAAGCTGGATTCGGGCTAACCTTAGGGAACTTCATTATTGATTTGAAGTACGAGGGATCCCTTCAGAATTTGGCTGAAAAAGTGGTGATTGATGGTCAGGAGTACGACGTAGATGCCCGAACGGGTCAGTTGATCTTGAGTCTCGGTTACGCCCTGTTTTAATAGGTGCGGACTTCGTCAAACTTTCCTTTGTGGTAATGATCGTAAACCAAGCTCGCCAAGTAGCTCGATGAAGCTATGGACGTAATTGATCGCTTAACGGTTTCCAAATCGGCCACTTGCATTTCGAGTTCAAAGTAGCCGTAGCCGCGCAGTTTTCCGTCTTCAATAAGAACCATCGACTTTTCTCCGGTCTTTCTTCCCTTGTCAATTAACATGGCATTGATGAATGGGAAAGCCGTTCTCCAAACGCGCTTAATGGGCGATGTAACTCTGATTTTCTGAACTTCTAAATGCTCGTTGTAGAACGCTTGCATGGCATCCAATTGAAAAGACATGGCTACATCTTTGGGTTGAATTCCGAAGTTTCTACAGTATTGAGCGGCCAGTTCTAATCCAGTGGCTTCGTCGGAGAAATGGATGATGGGACGTTCCTTCTTAACTTTCTGAACGCGAATGGATCGAACGGACTTGTCGTCGTTGACATCGATAAAAAGCCCTTGGCTCAAAGTGTATTTATCCGTGCGCTTATTGAGTGCAGGCTTCAATTTTTTCAGTTCCAGATGCTCTACAATTCGAGCGATCAATTCACTTCCCGTTGGTTCAATCTGAATACTATCGGCTTCTGCTTGAAGTTGAAGTGCACGTTCGTTGGTCGCTAGAAAGTGTCGATCAATTTGATTTCTCAAATTCCGACTTTGTCCGAGGTAAATGACCTCTCCTTTCGAATTGTGGATGTAATAGAGACCCGTAGTGTTGTACAACTCGGCCGTTAACTTCGAGAAGCTGTGGTCTGGCGTAGTGTCCTGACGATTGCGAGCAATTCCCTCAATCTTTTTCTCCGTGTCTTTGGCGAGTAGTAATGCGAGCAATTTTACCGTGGCTCTAGCATCGCCATCGGCACGATGACGGTTGGAGTTCAAGATGCCGAGCGATTCGCACAAGGTTTCAAGTCCATATGCTTTCAATCCGGGGATAAGGCGCTGGGCATGGGTAATGGTATCGAGGGTCTTTCGCTGGAAGTCATATCCTAATCGAGAGAACTCTTCTTGAACCACGCGGTAGTCGAAATTGACATTGTGGGCTACGAAAACCGCATCCTCCGTTACTTCTACCAATCGTTTCGCTATTTCGTGAAACTTTGGCGCTCTTCGGACCATTTTTGGAGTGATCCCAGTGAGCTTTTGAACATAAGGTTGAATGTGTGCGTCTGGGTTGACTAAAGAGATGAATTGATCAACGATTTCATTGCCGTCGAATCTGAATACGGCTACTTCGATAATCCTCTCTTCGCCAAACTTTCCGCCTGAGGTTTCTATGTCAATTACTGCATACATCGGGCTAAAGGTAAGTTATCTTGAGCATCTTGTATTCACTTGTATACTACCTGTCGTTTAAATTATTGACTGTACATTTACTAAATGCCTGTACGCAATATAGGTAGACTGAAAACTTCAACTCTCTCACGGAATATTCATGCATTTCTCTCGTTCACTTCTACTTTTATTGATGGCCCTTCTAGGTGTTGGAGAAAACCAGAGTTTAGGGCAGGAAACCGCTCAACCCGATACGCGCGCGGTGAGTTTGGGATATGTCTTTACAGATCTCTTCTTGTATAACTTCAACTTTCAATTGGAATGGAAACCTACGGAGGAACCGTATTCTGCATTGTTGTTTTACGGCAGTGGAATTCGGCCAAATCTGTTTTCACCTAGAGTAGTCGATATCAATAAACAGCGATTGGAATTGGGCGTTCGTCGGTATTTTTCATCCGCGAATTTGTCTGAACGATACTTTCTTCAGGCTTCTGCTCAATGGGTAGATGGGACAGCGTATTACGACGATGTTCGACAAGTGTTGGTAGAAAATCAGAATGGTCAACGCTATTACGCCGATTATGATTTTCGAAACCGATATGACTTCAATCAGTATGGACTTAACCTCGGAGTGGGGCGGAGAGATGAATCGAAGTATTACTTCTTGGATCTTGCTATGTCCGTTGGTTATCGCTTCAAATCAGAATATGTTGAAGACATAGAAGAAGAGGTGAATTACTTCGGTTCTTCAGGGTATGAAGGGGTGACCTTTCGCTTTGCGGCGACACTTGGGTTGAAATACGACTATTGATAATTGCGGGCTCCAAAGATGGAGCTTCCCACTCGAACCATGGTGCTTCCACATTCAACGGCGAGTTGGTAATCGCCACTCATTCCCATGGATAGGGTGTTGAATTCAGGCCCAAAATCAGGAGCGTATTTGTCGAACAGCGCCTTTAAGGCTTTGAACTCTCTTGCAATTTGGTCTTTGTTGTCGGTGAAAGTGGCCATGCCCATCAATCCGCGAACGCGAACATTGGGATAGTCGCACAATCGGCTAGAGGAGATCAATTCATCGAGTTCAGCTTCGTCAAATCCGAATTTGGAATCCTCTTCGGCAATGTGAACCTGAAGCAAAACGTCGATAACTCG includes:
- a CDS encoding SAM hydrolase/SAM-dependent halogenase family protein; translation: MNLVTLTSDYGNADHDIAAFKGQLLSDAPNSQIIDVSHAVSPYNVMQAAYLLGRTYKRFPAGTVHIILVDAYQGSTKNYLVAQIEGQYFVAADNGVLTLIAPDIGFEKLVAVDLRNTNQNLYPEDALAQISAHLLKGGKPDVLGQPAREYTVKSASRPTLKTDGNGIIANVIHIDTFGNLVTNVTRKWLKDHVGDRKLIVVARNKRITRLVDSYFEGPTEGELFGVFNRDGHLEIAVQKPAGKFKNSACSLLGLHVNNNIFIEFE
- a CDS encoding exonuclease domain-containing protein gives rise to the protein MYAVIDIETSGGKFGEERIIEVAVFRFDGNEIVDQFISLVNPDAHIQPYVQKLTGITPKMVRRAPKFHEIAKRLVEVTEDAVFVAHNVNFDYRVVQEEFSRLGYDFQRKTLDTITHAQRLIPGLKAYGLETLCESLGILNSNRHRADGDARATVKLLALLLAKDTEKKIEGIARNRQDTTPDHSFSKLTAELYNTTGLYYIHNSKGEVIYLGQSRNLRNQIDRHFLATNERALQLQAEADSIQIEPTGSELIARIVEHLELKKLKPALNKRTDKYTLSQGLFIDVNDDKSVRSIRVQKVKKERPIIHFSDEATGLELAAQYCRNFGIQPKDVAMSFQLDAMQAFYNEHLEVQKIRVTSPIKRVWRTAFPFINAMLIDKGRKTGEKSMVLIEDGKLRGYGYFELEMQVADLETVKRSITSIASSSYLASLVYDHYHKGKFDEVRTY
- a CDS encoding phosphoribosylaminoimidazolesuccinocarboxamide synthase produces the protein MNALDKSDFNFTGQTHVYHGKVRDVYSIGDDILVMVASDRISAFDVVLPAGIPYKGQVLNQIAEHFLDATSDIVPNWKLVSPDPVVTIGKKATPFKVEMVIRGYLSGHAARTYKSGERMLCGVQMPEGLRENDAFPEPIITPTTKADMGLHDEDISREDILAKGIVDEGDYLQLEKYTRALFQRGQEMANERGLILVDTKYEFGKLQDGTIVLIDEIHTPDSSRYFYLEGYAERQDAGEAQRQLSKEFVRQWLIENGFQGKEGQSVPEMTSEFVTMVSERYRELYEKVTGKTFEPGDLTNIPERIQHNVEEALAKL
- a CDS encoding putative quinol monooxygenase; this translates as MIVRVVKMHFRAEEIDNFRALFESRKEFIRGFEGCEYLELWQDVNTPEIFFTYSHWTHEDRLENYRKSELFKDVWSKTKALFAEKPQAWSVEPQVKMP
- a CDS encoding outer membrane beta-barrel protein, with the protein product MKPLFVAFLSLLSTGVYAQLDFGLKGGMSSSNVVFSDLESNANIENLSANNALGWHAGVYTRVKILGLYIQPEVIYSSLNSKVQIEESNGTSSTKSFQLTRLDVPVLLGIKFGPASIIGGPVMSYNLSHPSDIIEVDYRSGSLGYQAGFGLTLGNFIIDLKYEGSLQNLAEKVVIDGQEYDVDARTGQLILSLGYALF
- a CDS encoding PhoH family protein gives rise to the protein MIEKTVLLEDTNPQDLYGSNNRYLNLLKSFFPKLKITARGDKIKINGDDQIVEQFEEKLNLIIRHLQLYNSISENQIERIVMEDGREVAKTYAEIDDVLVHGSGGNLIKARTLNQKRMVKAVNENDMLFAIGPAGTGKTYTGVALAVRALKNKEVKRIILTRPAVEAGENLGFLPGDMKEKLDPYMQPLYDALRDMIHHEKLQYYLETKVIEIAPLAFMRGRTLDHAFVILDEAQNTTHSQMKMFLTRMGKHAKFIVTGDATQVDLPRNQGSGLKEALRILRNVKGISIVELDDKDVIRHPLVKDIIHAYDKEEKKS
- a CDS encoding YggS family pyridoxal phosphate-dependent enzyme — translated: MGSIRENLSSIQSTLPSEVCLVAVSKTKPISDLQEAYDAGQREFGENKIQEMTEKWEQLPKDIHWHMIGHVQTNKIKYMAPFVYLIHGCDREKVVKVVNKEAAKVNRVIDVLLQVHIAEEDSKFGFDEAELDELISSSRLCDYPNVRVRGLMGMATFTDNKDQIAREFKALKALFDKYAPDFGPEFNTLSMGMSGDYQLAVECGSTMVRVGSSIFGARNYQ